From Mesorhizobium sp. Pch-S:
GTGCTACAAAAATGGCACTGTTGTCTTCGCAGAAATGAAAAAGCCGGCTTGCGCCGGCTTCTTCTCGATTGTCTGCCCGGAGAAACGGGTTCAAATTGAACCAGCCTGGGTCAGCGGTTGCCGTAGATCTCGTCCAGCAGCGCACCCTCGCCGAAGTGATCCTTCTGGACTTTTTCCCAACCACCGAATGCGTCTTCGACCGTGACAAGCCGAACTTCGGGGAACTTGTCCTTGAATTCGGCAGCGACCTTTTCGTCGCGCACACGCAGGCCGTTCTCCGCCTCGATCTTCTGGCCTTCCGGGGTGTAGAGGAAGTCGAGATAGGTCTTGGCGAGCTCGCGGGTGCCATGCTCATCGGCAACCTTGTCGACGATTGCGACCGGGAATTCGGCCAGCAGACTGACCGACGGGACGATCTGCTGATATTTGTCGGTGCCGTATTCGCGAGCGATGCCCTGTGTCTCGGATTCGAAGGTTATCAGCACGTCGCCGATGCCACGTTCTGCAAAGGTGGTGGTTGCAGCGCGGCCGCCGGTATCGAACACCGGCACGTTGTTGAAGATCTTGGAGACGAACTCCTTGACCTGGGTTGCGTCGCCCTTGAACTTCTCATTCGCATAGGCGGTCGCTGCCAGATAGGTATAGCGCGCATTGCCGGAAGTCTTCGGATTGGGGAAGATCACCTGGACGCCGTCGCGGGCGAGATCATCCCAGTCCTTGATGTTCTTTGGATTGCCGGCTCTCACCAGGAAGGAGGGCAGGGAATAGAAGGGCGAGGCGTTGTTGGCAAAATCCTTCTGCCAGTCCGCCGAGACAAAACCCTGCTTGACCAGGAAGTCGACATCCGGAACCTGGTTGAAGGTCACCACGTCCGCGCCAAGGCCCTCGACGATAGAACGGGCCAGCTTGGAGGTGCCGGCATGCGACTGGTCGATGGTCACACCCGGATGCTTCTCGATGAAAGCCTTGTTGACCTGCACGAACAGTTCGCGGCCGACGTCATAGGAAGCGTTGAGCAGTTTCTCGGCGGCAGAGGCGGGCACTGCTGCGAGGATCAGGCCAGCCAGCGCAACACCGGCGAGCAAAAGGCGTTTCATGAAAGGACTCCGTTGGAAAAATTTACTGCGGAAGTCCGTACATTAGAACCTGATACCACAAAGACGAGGAATGCCGGTCTGTAGCCTTCAATAGGATTAGAAAAACCATCCTGAAGATTGGTGATTTCAGAATGGTTTTTCTTCTTTGTCGACGTAACGCTCGCGCGCTCCTAGTTTCCGGCGCCCTTAACCGGAAACAGCTTCCAACGGCTTGGCCGGAAAGCGATGCGGCTTTTCTGGGTCGCGATATGGTCGACAGGCAGTTCGATCTCGACGCGTTGGCGTTCGCCGCCGATCTCCAGTTCGACGCGGCGCGTACCGGCGACGCGGCGGCTGGCAACGACCGTGCCGGCGATGCAGCCGCTGCAACCATCGAGCAGCTCGATGTCGTGCGGGCGGAAATAGAGCAGGGCATCGCCGGGCGGATGGTTCGGTGCCGACAGTCCGATCGGCCGATCAGCGATCCAGACCTGGCCGTCGGTGATCCTGACAGGCAGCGAGCTCGATTCGCCGATGAAGCCGAAGACGAAGGGCGAATTCGGCGTGTCGTAGACTTCGTCGGCGGTTCCGATCTGCTCGATCTGGCCCTGGCTCATCACGACGACGCGGTCAGCGAGCTCCAGCGCTTCTTCCTGGTCGTGGGTGACGAAGACGGTGGTGTGACCGGTGGTGTCGTGGATCTCGCGCAGCCAGCGACGCAGCTCACGGCGGACCTGTGCATCAAGCGCACCGAAAGGCTCGTCGAGCAGAAGCACCTTCGGCTCGATCGCCATGGCACGGGCAAGCGCGACACGCTGGCGCTGACCGCCTGAGAGCTGCGCGGGATACCGCTTCTCCAGCCCGGAAAGCTGGACGAGGTTGAGCAATTCCGAAGCACGGCCGCGGATCTCTTCCTTCGACGGGCGCGTGGCGCCGGGGCGGACCTTGAGGCCGAAGCCGATATTGTCGGCCACCGTCATATGCCGGAACAGCGCGTAGTGCTGGAAGACGAAGCCGACATTGCGCTCCTGGATGGTCTTGCTCGACGCATCTTCGTCGCCGAAGAAGATCTTGCCGGCTGTCGGCCGCTCCAATCCTGCGATCAGCCTGAGCAACGTGGTCTTGCCCGAGCCGGAAGGTCCAAGCAGAGCGATCAGCTCGCCCGAGCGAATGTCGAGAGAGACATCCCGAAGCGCCGGAAACCGATCGAATTCCTTGCGTACATTGGCAACGCGAACTTCCATCCAAATGTCCCTGTCAATGTCCGCGTGTCGCGGCGAGTTCGGCGCCGTAGCGCATCTCGAGAACGGTTTTCAAGATCAGAGTGACCAGCGCAAGGCCGGCCAGCAGCGACGCCACGGCAAAAGCGCCGACGGCGTTGTATTCATTGTAGAGGATCTCGACATGCAGCGGCATGGTGTTGGTCATGCCGCGGATATGGCCGGAGACCACCGACACCGCGCCGAATTCGCCCATGGCGCGGGCGTTGCACAGCAGGACGCCGTAGAGCAGGCCCCATTTGATGTTGGGCAGCGTGACATACCAGAAGACCTGCCAGCCATTGGCGCCGAGCGAGAGCGCGGCTTCCTCGTCCCCGGTTCCCTGTTCCTGCATCAGCGGGATCAGTTCGCGCGCGACAAAGGGAAAGGTGACAAAGACGGTGGCAAGCACGATGCCTGGCACGGCGAAGAGAATTTCGATGCCATGCGATTTCAGCCATGGGCCGAGCATCGCCTGGGCGCCGAACAGCAGCACGTAGACCAGGCCGGAGATGACCGGCGAGACCGAGAAGGGCAAGTCGATCAAGGTGGTCAGGAACGCCTTGCCCTTGAATTCGAATTTGGCGATCGCCCAGGCGGCGGCAATGCCGAAAACCACATTGAGAGGCACGGCAATCACGGCCACCAGGAGCGTGAGATGGATGGCGGACAGTGTGTCGCGGTCGTTCAAGGAGGTGAAGTAAGCGCCGACACCTTTGGCGAAGGCCTCCTTGAAGACGATGATGAGCGGCAGCAGCAGGAAGATGCCAAGGAAGACGAAGGCGATCGTCATCAGCAAGGCACGCGCCGAGCGGCTCTCGGTGACGGCCGCCGAGACATTGTCGTGCACCGGCTCGTAGGATTTGATTTCCGGATCAGCCATAGCGCTTGCGGCTCCATGCCTGCAGGAGATTGATGACGAGCAGCATGGCGAAGGAGATGGCCAGCATCACCGCGGCAATGGCGGTCGCCGCAGCGTAGTTGAACTCCTCGAGCCGGATGACGATGAGCAGCGGCGCGATCTCCGTGACCTTGGGCAGATTGCCGGCGATGAAGATGACCGAGCCGTATTCGCCGACACCACGTGCGAAGGCCAGAGCGAAACCGGTGATGATGGCTGGTGCCAGTCCTGGGAAAAGCACGCGGGTGATCGTCTGGAAGCGGCTGGCGCCGAGCGTGGCAGCGGCTTCCTCGACCTCCTTGTCGATTTCCTCGATGATCGGCTCGACGGTGCGCACCACGAAAGGCAGGCTGACGAAGACCAGTGCCACGATGATGCCGAGCGGCGTGTAGGCCACCTTGATGCCGAGCGGCATCAGCAGGCTGCCCAGCCAGCCATTCGGGGCATAGAGCGTGGTCAGCGCGATACCGGCGACCGCGGTCGGCAATGCGAAGGGGAGATCGACCATGGCGTCGACCACGCGCCGGCCTGGAAACTTGTAGCGCACCAGCACCCAGGCGACGATCGTGCCGAACACGACATTGACCAAGGCTGCAATGAGGGCGGTGCCGAAGCTGATCTCCAGCGCTCTCAAGGTGCGATCGGCGGTGACGATGCGCCAGAAATCGACCCATCCGAGCGATGCGGAGCGCCAGACCAGTCCAGCCAGCGGGATGAGAATGATGAGGGTGAGGTAGACAAGCGAGAAGCCGAGCGTCAGTCCGAAACCCGGAATGACACTCGGCTGCTTGAACCGCCACCCCGCCTGCGCGGGTGCTGTGGTCATATTGTTGTTGGCCCGTCCCTTCTTGTTGCCCTAGAGCGGACGCATTGGCATCCGCTCTATCTCCTTGTTTGTTGCATGATCCCGGTCCGAAAAGTCTGCAACTTTTCGGCATCATGCCAGCCGGAGAACGCCTCGAGAATTTCGAGACGTCACTGCAGCCCTCACTGCGCCGGCTTGTAGACCTGGTCGAATATACCACCGTCGGCGAAATGATAAGGCTGTGCCTTCTTCCAGCCGCCGAATTGCGGATCGTCGATCGTCACAAGCTTGATCTCAGGCAGCTTTGCAAGGTCCTCGGCCGGGACGAGCTCGGGCTTGGCGGGACGGTAATGGTTCTTGGCGATGATCGTCTGGCCCTCTTTCGAATAGAGGTATTTCAGATACGCTTCCGCCACCTTGCGCGTGCCCTTGGTGTCGACATTGCCGTCGACGACGGCGACAGGCGGCTCGGCGAGGATGGATGTGGGCGGGTAGACGACATCGAATTTGTCGGCGCCGAATTCATCGAGCGCGAGATAGGCCTCGTTTTCCCAGGCAAGCAGCACGTCGCCGAGATCCTTCTGGGCGAAGGTCACGGTCGAGCCGCGGGCACCGGTGTCGAGCACGGGAACGTGCGAGTAGAGGTTGGAGATGAATTCCTTGGTCTTGGCTTCGTCGCCGCCGTTCTGTGCGTTGGCGTAGGCCCAGGCCGCGAGATAGTTCCAGCGTGCGCCACCGGAGGTCTTCGGGTTTGGCGTGATGACCTGGACGCCGTCCTTCACCAGATCGTTCCAGTCCTTGATACCCTTGGGGTTGCCCTTGCGGACCAGGAAGATGATGGTCGATGTGTAAGGGGCGGAGTTGTGCTCGAACTTGGTGCGCCAATCGGGATTGATCTTCTTCGATTTCTCGACAATGGCGTTGATGTCGCTCTCGAGTGCCAGCGTGACGACATCGGCCTCCAGGCCGTCGATGACAGCGCGTGCCTGTTTGCCGGAACCGCCATGCGACTGCTGCACAGTCACCGTCTCGCCGCTTTCCTTCTTCCAGTAGGCGGCAAAGGCTTCGTCGAACTGCTTGTAGAGCTCGCGCGTCGGGTCGTAGGACACGTTGAGGATCGTCGTATCAGCGAACGCGAAACCGAGCGCACCGAACTGGACAGAGCCGGCAATGAGGATGCCGATCAGTTTCTTGAAGTGAGGTTTGGTCATTTCCGCCTCCGTTGAACTGTATTCTACTCTATCGAAATTGTAGAATTTGGGTGCGGCGAAAGTTGCCTTTTTCGGGCCTGCGAAGAAAAGTTCCAGCGATTTGGCGGTCAGGCAAGAAAATTCTACCTCACCGAAGCGACGGGCCGATCACAAATGGAGTCGCCCCGTGCAGTCTATTCGACGAAGACCTTGACGCTGGTGGCGCGACCGGCGGCGTCGATGACGGTCAGCGTCGAATAGCCTGTTCCGTCCGGCAGCCAGGTCGCAGTGCGGCGGCGGTCGATGCCGGCCAGCGGCTTGCCGTTGGCGAGCCAGCGGAACGGCGCCCGGCCGCCCTGCAGTTTCAGCACCAGCGGTGTGGCTTGGGATCCGGACACGCCGAGGTCGACGCGGGCACCGTCCGGTGGAAAGACGATACGCGGCGCTGGCTCGGTGGCGCCAGTGCCAAGCTGGAGTTCGTTGCCTGTTCCGAAGCGGGCAAGGGTGACCGGCAAGTCCTCGCGTCTCGGCCGAAGCACGCCGGCTGGCTGGCTTGGCAGAGCGACAGCGGCGAGGCCGGAGCGGACAAAACCTTCGAACAGGATGGGGGCCGCCGACACGTAGCCCGAGAGGCCGGGCACCGCGCTGGCGTCGGCGCGACCGACCCAGATCCCCAGAACGTAACGGCCGTCGAAGCCGATCGCCCATGCATCACGGTAGCCGTAGGATGTGCCGGTCTTGTAGGCGATGCCGCGTTGCGGCGCGCCTTCCGGAGGCCGCACGCCGGCGAGGATGTCGGTGATCTGCCAGTTGGCCCGTTCGTCCAGAATGGTGGTGGCGGCGCCGGTCACAGGCACGGCCTCGGTGCCGTCGCGCAGGGGATGCACCTTTCCACCGTTGGCGAGCCCCGTATAGAGCTGAACCAGGTCGCGCAGACTGGTGCCGACGCCGCCGAGGCCGATGGCCAGACCTGGCGGCTGATTGGTCGGCAGTACCGGCGACACGCCGGCCTGACGGAATCGGGCGGTAAGCCTTGCCGGCCCGACTGCGTCAAGGATGCGGATAGCGGGCACGTTCAGGGAAAGCTGCAAGGCCAGTCGTATCGAGACGTCACCCTGATATCCCATGTCGAAATTCTTCGGCCGGTAACCGGAGAAGTCGGCCGGGCTGTCTTCGATCATCGTCTCCTGAGCGACCATGCCCTGCTCGAAGGCCAGTCCGTAGATGAAGGGCTTCAGCGTCGAACCCGGTGAGCGCACGATACGGGTCATGTCGATCCAGCCGGCCCGGTTGGAATCGAAGAAAGATGCCGAGCCGACGCTGCCCAGAATGTCGCCCGTGCGGGAATCCGCCAGCACCATGGCGACCGACAGTTTCGGTCCGAGCCGCGTCGCCGCTTCGCGCGCGACGGCCTCGAGCCCTTCCTGGACGCTCTTGCGCAGGGTGAGTTTGAGCGGAGCGCCGGCTTGTGCCTTGCGCAGCAGCGTGTTGGCGGTGTGTGCAGCGAAGGCGGGCAGTTGGCGCCGCAGGTTGGCAACCTCTTCGAGGGCGGCACGGTGTGCTTCGCGTTCGCCGATCAGTCCGGCAGTGACCATGCGGTTGAGCACGCGGTCGCGTGCCGCCTGGGCAATGGCGGGATTCTTGTCCGGGCGGCGGCGTTCCGGCAATTGTGGCAGTGCAACGAGGAGAGCCGCTTCAGCCACCGTGAGCCGGCGTGGTTCCTTGCCGAAATAGGCGAGCGAAGCGGCGCGGACACCTTCGAGATTGCCGCCATAGGGTGCCAGGGTCAGATACTGTTCCAGAATCTGACGCTTCGTCAGGCGTCGCTCGATCTGCAGCGCGCGCAGCATCTGTTTCAGCTTGGAGCCGACCGAACGGCTTTCACGCGGCTCGATCAGGCGGGCCAACTGCATGGACAATGTAGAGCCGCCGGAGACGATGCGGTGGTTGCTGGCGAGTTGTGTCGCTGCCCGTCCCAATGCCAGCAGGTCGATGCCCTCATGGTCCCAGAAGCGCTTGTCCTCATAAGTGACCAGCATGTCGACGAAATTCCTGTCGACCTGATCGAGGCCGACCGGCAGGCGCCAGTAACCGTCCTTGGTGGCGAAGGCACGCAGCAATGCGCCATCGCGGTCGAGGACCTCGGCCGACACCGCCAGCGTATCCGGTAATGGCGGCGGAAAGGCGCGGTCGAGCGCCCACAAGCCTCCGACCGCGATCGCTGCCAGACCGGCAGCGGCGCCAGCGTAGATCGCCAGGCGCCGCAGGCTCCTTCGAGCCGGAGGAGGGGGGACGCTGTCGGTCATGGCCGCCTCGTGGCGCCGGCCTTACGGCGCCTTCACCTCCATCATGCCCGTGGCCGTGCGCGCCGAATATTGCGGCCGGTACATGTCCTCGACACTGGCTGCCGGATGCGCATAGACGCCGGGCGTCACCGCCCGCACCACATAGGCGAGGGTCTTGGTGCGGTCGCCATCCTCGGCAGCGGGATCGAAAGCGGCAACGAAACGGTCGTTGCGGAATTCGAGATGCGCGGCATTGGTCTGCGCCAGCCAGGAGAAGTTGGAAAGCTGGGCCGAGGAAACGAGACCTGGATTGTCGATCTCGAAGCCTGCCGGCAACAGGTCGGTGATCAGCACGCGCTGTGGCCAGTCGTTCAGCTCCGTCACCTTGAGAACCACGACATAGCGTTCGTTCTGCTTTGCCTCGCTGACATTCGCCTCGCTGCCGTCGAGCGTGTAGTAGGTGCGTTCGATGGTGAAGCCTTCGCCGCCCGCCGGCAGCGGCTGTGCCGGCGCGGCAACCGTGGTGACGACCGCCTGCAGGCCGTTCTTGCCGGCATTGGCGACGGTCAACGGGCTGTCCAGCAGGGTCTCTCCGGTCATTTCGGTCGAATAGGCACCGCTGTGCGGCTGACCGTTGATGGTGAGCTTGATGGTGTCGTTACCATTCTTCAGTGCGCGAGCGGCCAGCAGCATCCAGGCATTGTCCTGGGTGCTCGTCCAATGCTGTACGGCACGCTGCCTTTCGACCAGCTTGATCAATTCCGGCACCACCGACGGCACCGGCTTGGATTCGGCGGCAAGCGCCAGCATTGCCGCTCCATCGCGCAGTCCCGAGCCATAGTCGGAACGGTACCAGTCATAGTTGCTGGTGCTCTTGGCCAGGGTCAGGGCGGCCTGGAACGTTGCTTCCGAACGCTGCGCATCGCCATAGAGCGCCAGGGCCGCGGCCAGCTGCGCCACCGCCATCGGGCTGGAGAAAGCTTCCAGCTTGGTGTCGGCATAATAACGCAGGTCTCCGACCGAAGCCTTCTTGTTGCGGGCCAGGACATACAGCGCGTAAGCGATCTGCGAGCCACGGTCCTCGACGCTCTGATCGTAGCCGAGCGAATTCTGCAGGTTGCTCAATGCCTGCGAAATCGCCTGGGCTGGCACTTCGTACTTGGCTTCGCGCGCCCTTGTCAGGAAGTCGGTGACATAGGAATCCAGCCAAAGGTCGCCGGAGCCAGGTCCCCACAGGCCGAAGCTGCCGCCGGAAGCCTGGTAGCTCAACACCCTGTAGATCGCTTCCTGCACCCGGTCATGCAGGCCCGGATCATCGGGGATGCCGTAACCCTTCGACATTTCGCTCATGTAGAGCAGGGGCAAGGCGCGGCTGGTGGTCTGTTCGGCGCAACCATAAGGATAGCGATCGAGCGACAGGATCAGCGAAGGCACGTCGAGCGCGGCCGATTGCGATACGCCGACGCTGACGGACGAGCCCTGCAGCGTGCTGTCCGCCAGGAGTTGCTGATCCACACGCAGCGACGCACCATTCTTCAGGTCCACGACGAGGCGGACTGGAACCGGGAGCTGGGCCGGACGAACGGGCAGGAACAATGTCTGTTCCGCCGAAGGACCGCCATCCCTGGCCAATTTCACCGTAATCGTCGCATCGCTCGGTGAAACGCCGATCAAGGGAACACTCAGCGTCTGCCGCTTGCCCTCGGCCAAGGTCAGCTTGGCCGGCACCGCCTCGCCGCCGATGGTGATGTCGCCGGTGGTCTCGATGGCAAGCGCATAGTCACCGGCCGGAGCATCCGTGTTGGCGAAATCGAGCCGCATGGTTGCGGCATCACCGGGTGCCAGAAAACGTGGCAGGCCGGCGGTGATGACGATGGGATCGCGCACGATCACGTCGCTTACCCCATGGCCGACGGCTTCCTTGGTCCAGGCCACGGCCATGACGCGCGCGGTGCCATTGAACTGCGGCAGGTCGAAATTGACCATTGCCTTGCCTTCGGCATCCAGTTTGACAATGCCGGAGAAGAAGGCGACCAGCTTTTCGGTCGGTGGACTGCCTTGGCTCTGCAGGGCGTTGCCGTCGCCGCCGGTGCGCAGCTTGCCGGTTGTGCCGAGCGAGCCATCGATGAGGCGGCCGTAGAGGTCGCGCAGTTCCAGCCCCATCATGCGCTGGCCGAAGAACCAGTCTTCGGGGTCCGGCGCCTTGTAGTTGGTTAGGTTGAGGATGCCGACGTCGACGGCGGCCACCATGACGTAGGCGTCGCTGCCGGGTGCAACCCCGGTCACCGAAACAGGCACCGAAAGCGTCTGCCGTGGTTCCATCTTGGCGGGCGGCGCAAGCGCGACGCCGAGTTTCCTGGTGCCCGGATCGATCTTCAGCCATTTCACGCCGATGGCGCGGGCCGGCATGCGGCTCTGCTCGGCGTCACCCGGCCTGTAGAGGGTGGCCGTGACATAGGCGCCGGCACCCCAATCCTCGGTGACCGGGATGTCCACGGTGCCGCCATCCTTGGGAATGCTGACGTTGAAGGTCTTCAGCAGGCGGTCTGCGCCGATCGTCACCAGCAATTCGCCTGCATAATGTGGCGACACTTTCAGCCTGGCTGTGTCACCGACGGCATAGTCGTCCTTGTCGAGAGCGATCTCCAGTCCGTCCGGTGTCTCGGTCGAGGTGGCGCTGACGTACCAGCCGCCGTCGAACTCGTAGGACGAGGCGGGGCCGTCCGGGTCGGCTGTTTCGACCTCCAGCCGGTAACGTCCCCAATCGACAGGCAGCGAAACCGTCGCTTCGCCGTCGGCGGCGATATCGACCTTGCCGTTGGCAACCGCCTTGGTGAGGTTCACCGCTTCGTAGGCCCAGGAGCCGCCATTGCGGTACCATTGATAGTTGCGCTCGACCCTGACCAGCGACCATTGCGCGCCGGAAAGCGCCTTGCGGTTGCCATCGCGATCGACGGCGATCAAGCTGAACTTGGCAGTACCGCCCTGCGGCACCTCATCGTTTTCGAAATCGGCTCGGATACCGATCAGGTCGCCTTGCGGGCGCACTGCGAGATTGAGCGAACGCTCGACGGCGCGGCCGCCGGTTTCGCGCATCCGCACCGTGACCTTGGCGTTCACCAGTTTGGTGGTGGCCGGCAACTGGTCGATCGTGATCGGGAAGGTTGCCTTGCCATCGTCGCCCACCACAGGCAGGTCGGCCAAAGGTGTCACCGTCGGCTGCGCCGCCTGCTCGTCGGCGAGACCGAAGGCAAAGCCCTTGAAACGGTCCCAGTCGCGCGTCACCGACAGCGTCGTCTCGCCTTCGAGCGCCAGGCCGGCAGCCGGCGCGCCATAGAGGAAGCGGCCATCGACGGTGACGTTGGCCGTCTCGGCCTGGGCGATCTCTGTCTTGTCAGCGCTGAGGTCGAACTCAATGCGGTCCGGCACGAAGTCCTCGACCAGGAACATGTGCGTCGCCACGGCAGCCTGCTTGGGATCGGTATGGATCGATACCGTCCAGGTGCCGCGCATGGCGTTGGATTCCAGCGCCAGATCGACGGCATGGCCGCCTGCCGAAGCGCCGTCGCTGACGATACGGCGAGCCTCGACACCGTCCGGACGCGTGAAGATAAAGGTCAACGGCAGGTTCTCGACCGCCTTCGAGGCGTCGTCACGGGCGAGCGCCTGCACGTGCACGTCCTCGCCGACCCGGTAGATGCCGCGTTCGGTCCAGGCATAGACGTCGAGCGCACCGGGTGCGGCGCGGCCGGCAACACCACGATCGGAAAGATCGAAACCCGCCTTGGCCATGTCGAGGAAGACGAAGTCCTGGTCACCCTGCTTGGCCATCAGTACGGCCGGCACCATGCCGCCTTCGCCACGGGTCAGGCCCGGATTGAAGACGGCGCGGCCTTCGCCGTCCGTGGTGGCGGTGCCGAGGATCTCGTTGTTGCGGGCAAGCAAGGTCAGTTCGGCGCCCTGGATCGGCCTGGCGCTGCCCAGCGAACGGGCGAAGACGTTGAGGCCGTCCTGGCCGGTATAGGTCGAAAGGCCGATGTCGGAGACGACGAACCATTGCGTGGCGCGCGAATTGTATTCGTCGCTCTTGTCGTCCACGGGTTGCGCGGTGAGGATGTAGACGCCGGGCTTGCGCTGCGGCAGAGCCTCATCGACCGGGAAGGACGTGGTCACTTCTTTGTTGAGGTCGCCGGCGATCTCCATGCGGCCTTCCCAGATTGGCTGCCCCATCTGGTCCTTGATGTTGGAGAGATCATAGCCGTCGAGCTGGCGCAGGAACTGATAGCCTGAGAGAAGCTGCGCCAGCGAGCGGTCGCCGATGCGGAAGAGCTTCATGTCGGCGGCATTCATGTTGACGGTGACGACCGGAATACCGCGGCGCACACCCGACGGCAGCACGAAGCTGTCGCCGGTGAAGCGGGCGGACGGCGAACGATCCTGCACATAGATCGACAGCGTGACGGGGGCGGCGGTCACTTCGCCGATGGCGGCTGGGATACCGGCACGGAAGACGACATCATAATGCTGGCCGTGTTCCAGGCCTTCGACGCAGATCTGCTTGTCCTTGGCCTCGACTGCCTTGGGAGCCGCGCCGCCGACGGTGACGAACTGCGCATAGTCAACGCCGGTCTTGACCAGCTCCTCGGAGAACTGCGCGCAGATGCGCGGGCTGGAGGTATCGGCATCGACAGTGTGTTCGACGACCCGGAAACCCTTGCGCGCCTTGAGGTCTTCATATTCGGAGCGGACGGCCGCCGAATTCTCGAGCGCGAGGCTCGCCTCGTAAGCCTGCAACGCCGGACGATACTGATCGCGGCGGTCGAGGCCGGCAGCGAGCAGCGCCAGGGTCTCAGCCCGGGCGGCTGCGGTGCGGGACAGCTTGTAGCCCAGATAGGCTGCAGAGGTGGCATTGGATTGCAGTGTCGACTGGTTGTCACTGGAGGCTGCAAGCGTGCCCAGGATCTCGCGCGCCAGCTTTGGCCAGAGTGCCGCTTCGTCCGGCATGACGGAAGCTGCAGCCTCATATTTCTGCATCGCTGTGCGATGGTCGCCTGACAGCGCTGCCTGTTCGGCTTCCTGTTCAAGGGTCGTCAGGCCATCGCTGGGCTTGGTGTAACCGGGGCCGGTCAGGAAATTGCGGTACTGCTGCGCCTGATCGGCCATCCAGGCCGGAAAATAGGCGAGTTCGGCCGGTGCGCCGATATCAGGGGCGCTGTCGATGGTGACGACCTTGCCGCCAACCGCGCCGACAAACGGTTTCATCGTATTGAAGTCGGATTTGAGGAAGCACCATTTCGCCTTGGTGTTGTAGGTGAAGGCGCGACAAGCCGAATCGCCGAGGCAGGTCGTCTTGCATTGATCGAGTGTGACGTTCTGCTCCGAACGCAGGTCGAAACCGAAATAATCGGCGTTGTCCGTCGTTACAATTCGCTTGGTTTCGGCGCCTTGTGCAGCGCCGAACGAAGCTAGCAGGAAAAAGAACAGAACCGGCAGGAACCGAGCCGCGCGCGATGCCATCACACCCTCCTGGCACTTGATCGTCCAGGGCATGTTCCGTCTTCCACCTGGGTTGTCAACGTGCCAAATGGCGGTGAAACGACCGGACGATGCACAAAAGGATACGCGAAAGTTATCTGTATCGTCTGGCTAATTTAGCCAAAGCAGAGATCACGCGATTTTGCGAAGGCACAAAAGGTGTGTATTCAAAATTCGTTGCAATTCGGACATTTGCAATGCAGCGGCAATGTTGGTTTACGAGGACTTCACATGTTCATTCCAAGTTTACCTGTAGGGAGCATTGGGAGGTAGGGTCCGCGTATTGAGGGACAAGGCGAGTTGATGCCTGTAAAGGAGATGCGCCGTT
This genomic window contains:
- the cysT gene encoding sulfate ABC transporter permease subunit CysT, with product MTTAPAQAGWRFKQPSVIPGFGLTLGFSLVYLTLIILIPLAGLVWRSASLGWVDFWRIVTADRTLRALEISFGTALIAALVNVVFGTIVAWVLVRYKFPGRRVVDAMVDLPFALPTAVAGIALTTLYAPNGWLGSLLMPLGIKVAYTPLGIIVALVFVSLPFVVRTVEPIIEEIDKEVEEAAATLGASRFQTITRVLFPGLAPAIITGFALAFARGVGEYGSVIFIAGNLPKVTEIAPLLIVIRLEEFNYAAATAIAAVMLAISFAMLLVINLLQAWSRKRYG
- the pbpC gene encoding penicillin-binding protein 1C, which codes for MTDSVPPPPARRSLRRLAIYAGAAAGLAAIAVGGLWALDRAFPPPLPDTLAVSAEVLDRDGALLRAFATKDGYWRLPVGLDQVDRNFVDMLVTYEDKRFWDHEGIDLLALGRAATQLASNHRIVSGGSTLSMQLARLIEPRESRSVGSKLKQMLRALQIERRLTKRQILEQYLTLAPYGGNLEGVRAASLAYFGKEPRRLTVAEAALLVALPQLPERRRPDKNPAIAQAARDRVLNRMVTAGLIGEREAHRAALEEVANLRRQLPAFAAHTANTLLRKAQAGAPLKLTLRKSVQEGLEAVAREAATRLGPKLSVAMVLADSRTGDILGSVGSASFFDSNRAGWIDMTRIVRSPGSTLKPFIYGLAFEQGMVAQETMIEDSPADFSGYRPKNFDMGYQGDVSIRLALQLSLNVPAIRILDAVGPARLTARFRQAGVSPVLPTNQPPGLAIGLGGVGTSLRDLVQLYTGLANGGKVHPLRDGTEAVPVTGAATTILDERANWQITDILAGVRPPEGAPQRGIAYKTGTSYGYRDAWAIGFDGRYVLGIWVGRADASAVPGLSGYVSAAPILFEGFVRSGLAAVALPSQPAGVLRPRREDLPVTLARFGTGNELQLGTGATEPAPRIVFPPDGARVDLGVSGSQATPLVLKLQGGRAPFRWLANGKPLAGIDRRRTATWLPDGTGYSTLTVIDAAGRATSVKVFVE
- a CDS encoding sulfate/molybdate ABC transporter ATP-binding protein; the protein is MEVRVANVRKEFDRFPALRDVSLDIRSGELIALLGPSGSGKTTLLRLIAGLERPTAGKIFFGDEDASSKTIQERNVGFVFQHYALFRHMTVADNIGFGLKVRPGATRPSKEEIRGRASELLNLVQLSGLEKRYPAQLSGGQRQRVALARAMAIEPKVLLLDEPFGALDAQVRRELRRWLREIHDTTGHTTVFVTHDQEEALELADRVVVMSQGQIEQIGTADEVYDTPNSPFVFGFIGESSSLPVRITDGQVWIADRPIGLSAPNHPPGDALLYFRPHDIELLDGCSGCIAGTVVASRRVAGTRRVELEIGGERQRVEIELPVDHIATQKSRIAFRPSRWKLFPVKGAGN
- a CDS encoding sulfate ABC transporter substrate-binding protein, which translates into the protein MKRLLLAGVALAGLILAAVPASAAEKLLNASYDVGRELFVQVNKAFIEKHPGVTIDQSHAGTSKLARSIVEGLGADVVTFNQVPDVDFLVKQGFVSADWQKDFANNASPFYSLPSFLVRAGNPKNIKDWDDLARDGVQVIFPNPKTSGNARYTYLAATAYANEKFKGDATQVKEFVSKIFNNVPVFDTGGRAATTTFAERGIGDVLITFESETQGIAREYGTDKYQQIVPSVSLLAEFPVAIVDKVADEHGTRELAKTYLDFLYTPEGQKIEAENGLRVRDEKVAAEFKDKFPEVRLVTVEDAFGGWEKVQKDHFGEGALLDEIYGNR
- a CDS encoding sulfate ABC transporter substrate-binding protein, which encodes MTKPHFKKLIGILIAGSVQFGALGFAFADTTILNVSYDPTRELYKQFDEAFAAYWKKESGETVTVQQSHGGSGKQARAVIDGLEADVVTLALESDINAIVEKSKKINPDWRTKFEHNSAPYTSTIIFLVRKGNPKGIKDWNDLVKDGVQVITPNPKTSGGARWNYLAAWAYANAQNGGDEAKTKEFISNLYSHVPVLDTGARGSTVTFAQKDLGDVLLAWENEAYLALDEFGADKFDVVYPPTSILAEPPVAVVDGNVDTKGTRKVAEAYLKYLYSKEGQTIIAKNHYRPAKPELVPAEDLAKLPEIKLVTIDDPQFGGWKKAQPYHFADGGIFDQVYKPAQ
- the cysW gene encoding sulfate ABC transporter permease subunit CysW, which produces MADPEIKSYEPVHDNVSAAVTESRSARALLMTIAFVFLGIFLLLPLIIVFKEAFAKGVGAYFTSLNDRDTLSAIHLTLLVAVIAVPLNVVFGIAAAWAIAKFEFKGKAFLTTLIDLPFSVSPVISGLVYVLLFGAQAMLGPWLKSHGIEILFAVPGIVLATVFVTFPFVARELIPLMQEQGTGDEEAALSLGANGWQVFWYVTLPNIKWGLLYGVLLCNARAMGEFGAVSVVSGHIRGMTNTMPLHVEILYNEYNAVGAFAVASLLAGLALVTLILKTVLEMRYGAELAATRGH